The following are from one region of the Clostridia bacterium genome:
- a CDS encoding undecaprenyl-diphosphate phosphatase: MSLFEAIVLGMIQGLTEFLPISSSGHLVLAQRIFGVHEAVLFFDVMLHVGTLVAVLIVFSRDWLAILRRPLSRLTWLLIAGLIPTGILGLAFKDVISKLFASGQTLGIEFLITGIILWWAEGLPRGRKSLRRMSYLDAAVVGTAQGLAILPALSRSGLTIAGALLRGLDRETAARYSFLLSAPAILGAALVELKDASSGPLAGAVSAVPWIQVLAGMAAAAVFGYLAIKVMLAVLTRGNMRAFSYYVWAVGILVLLDQVVTHRFFPPLF, from the coding sequence ATGAGCCTTTTCGAAGCCATAGTCCTAGGAATGATCCAGGGATTGACGGAATTCCTGCCGATTTCCAGTTCCGGGCACTTGGTTTTGGCCCAGAGGATTTTTGGGGTCCACGAAGCGGTGTTGTTCTTTGATGTTATGCTGCATGTGGGGACGCTAGTGGCGGTGTTAATCGTCTTCAGCCGGGACTGGTTGGCGATTCTCCGCCGGCCGCTTTCCCGGCTGACCTGGCTATTAATCGCTGGACTCATACCTACGGGTATATTAGGGTTGGCTTTTAAGGACGTCATCTCCAAGCTGTTTGCCAGCGGGCAGACGCTAGGCATTGAGTTCTTGATCACCGGTATCATTTTGTGGTGGGCGGAAGGGCTGCCCCGGGGCCGAAAGAGCCTCAGGCGTATGTCCTACCTTGATGCTGCAGTAGTAGGGACAGCGCAGGGCTTGGCTATCCTTCCCGCCCTTTCCCGCTCCGGACTTACCATTGCCGGCGCTCTCCTTCGGGGCCTGGATCGGGAGACGGCGGCCCGTTATTCCTTCCTGCTCTCGGCCCCGGCTATCCTGGGGGCAGCTTTGGTGGAGCTTAAAGATGCATCTTCTGGCCCTCTGGCGGGCGCGGTTTCAGCCGTGCCCTGGATTCAGGTCCTGGCAGGCATGGCGGCAGCCGCTGTGTTTGGCTATTTGGCTATTAAAGTGATGCTTGCGGTCCTTACTCGAGGCAACATGCGAGCGTTCAGTTATTATGTTTGGGCAGTGGGAATTTTGGTTCTCCTAGACCAGGTAGTTACCCACCGCTTCTTTCCG